A genome region from Coprococcus phoceensis includes the following:
- a CDS encoding GntR family transcriptional regulator, with the protein MDTNFEVNMNEYLPLRDVVFNTLRQAILRGELKPGERLMEIQLANKLGVSRTPIREAIRKLELEGLVLMIPRKGAEVADITEKSLRDVLEVREALEELAVRLACDKIKEEEIEELKKAAQEFKETLDCEDVTRFAEADVKFHDIIYRTTDNERLIQLLYNLREQMYRYRVEYLKREDAHETLLAEHERIIETIEKRDKEEAMKAVSRHIDNQVAAVIDTIRTKK; encoded by the coding sequence ATGGATACAAATTTTGAAGTGAATATGAATGAATATTTACCGCTTCGCGATGTTGTATTTAATACACTGCGTCAGGCGATTTTGCGTGGAGAATTGAAACCGGGAGAGCGCCTGATGGAGATTCAGCTTGCAAACAAATTAGGGGTGAGCCGTACTCCGATTCGGGAGGCAATCCGAAAGCTGGAACTTGAGGGGCTTGTGCTGATGATTCCAAGAAAAGGGGCAGAGGTGGCGGATATTACCGAAAAGAGCCTGCGGGATGTTTTGGAAGTGAGAGAGGCGCTGGAAGAGCTGGCGGTAAGACTTGCGTGCGACAAGATCAAAGAAGAGGAGATTGAAGAATTAAAAAAAGCGGCGCAGGAATTTAAAGAGACATTGGACTGTGAGGATGTTACGAGATTTGCGGAAGCCGATGTGAAATTCCATGATATCATTTACCGGACAACAGACAACGAGAGACTGATTCAGCTTTTATATAATTTGAGAGAGCAGATGTACCGTTATCGTGTGGAATACTTAAAAAGAGAAGATGCGCATGAGACTCTTCTTGCAGAACATGAGAGAATTATCGAGACAATTGAAAAGCGTGACAAAGAAGAGGCGATGAAAGCGGTGAGCCGCCACATAGACAATCAAGTGGCAGCTGTGATTGATACGATTCGCACAAAAAAATAG
- the ispE gene encoding 4-(cytidine 5'-diphospho)-2-C-methyl-D-erythritol kinase — translation MGNIQQLKALAKINLGLDVLGRRENGYHDVRMVMQTIYLYDNITIQRTETPGITLESNLYFLPNDEGNIAYKAAKMLMDEFEIRDGVHITLDKHIPVAAGLAGGSSNAAAVLVGMNRMFSLGLSEMDLMERGVKLGADVPYCIMRGTVLAEGIGEELTRLSPLPKCYILIAKPGISVSTRTVYEKLDALTITDHPDIDGLITGLENQDLRAVASSMGNVLEQVTVDAYPVIDRIKNVMKEQGALNAMMSGSGPTVFGIFEDRQTAKKAQRKIKELQIAKQVYLANVHNTKRR, via the coding sequence ATGGGGAATATACAACAGCTAAAAGCTCTTGCAAAAATCAATCTGGGGCTGGATGTACTTGGAAGAAGAGAGAATGGGTATCATGATGTCCGCATGGTGATGCAGACAATTTATCTGTATGATAATATTACGATACAACGAACAGAGACACCGGGAATTACGCTGGAATCCAACTTGTATTTTCTGCCGAATGATGAGGGGAATATTGCATATAAAGCGGCAAAGATGCTGATGGACGAGTTTGAGATCCGGGATGGTGTCCATATTACATTGGACAAGCATATCCCGGTGGCAGCAGGACTTGCAGGGGGGAGCTCGAACGCGGCGGCGGTTCTTGTCGGAATGAACCGTATGTTTTCACTTGGACTCAGTGAAATGGATTTGATGGAACGAGGTGTAAAATTAGGGGCAGATGTTCCGTACTGTATTATGCGCGGAACGGTGCTTGCAGAAGGAATCGGAGAAGAACTCACACGACTTTCACCGCTGCCAAAGTGCTATATTTTGATCGCAAAGCCTGGAATCAGTGTGTCAACCCGCACGGTCTATGAGAAATTAGATGCACTTACGATCACAGATCATCCAGATATAGACGGTCTAATTACCGGACTTGAAAACCAGGATTTGAGAGCAGTCGCATCATCGATGGGGAATGTGCTCGAACAAGTTACGGTAGATGCCTATCCGGTGATCGACAGGATTAAAAACGTGATGAAGGAACAGGGGGCGCTTAACGCCATGATGAGCGGCAGCGGACCGACGGTGTTTGGAATTTTTGAAGACCGGCAGACAGCAAAGAAAGCGCAGAGGAAGATCAAAGAGCTGCAGATTGCAAAGCAGGTCTATTTGGCAAATGTACACAATACAAAAAGGAGATAA